Below is a genomic region from Candidatus Bathyarchaeia archaeon.
CGCCCAAGCCCTCGCGTTAGCGTTCGCCCAACCCATCAAGAAGAATACCCCAGCCACGAATGTTAAGGCGAATCCGAACAGCGGATGTATAATCCTAGAAACATACACATAGTCTCCGCCCGCCCTTGGGGTGCTGGACGCCAAGAACGCGTAGCACAGCATGGTGGGAACCAGCAGTAGGCCTCCTATCAACGCGGCCAGGGCAGCGTTGCCTCCTGGAAACAACGCTACCAGGAAGTATTGCAGCCATGTAGCCGCGCTGAAAGCGCTGTTAGCCATGAAATTGTAGTAGAATAACACCCACGGAGACCATTCACGCCTCAACCCGCTGGCAGCCCGAGGATAAACCATTCTCTCGGAAACCATAGCTATTTCCCGTTAACGGGCTTGCGATGTCATTATATTTTAAACTTTCGGGGGATACCGGTCAAAACAAGGTTGGCAAGATGTCGGTTATCGGTTAAGCTTAGATGCAGATTGATCGAGAACCAAGCATCACAACGCCTGATGAAAAATGGGGGCTCAAGGGTGAAGTAAATGAAAAGAGGGGTTTTAAGGGTGTGGTTTCACCCTGTGGTGAAGAGGAAGTCTCGGATTCTGTCTTCTGAAACCTGTATTAACGCTCCTTTTAATACGCCTTCCTGATACTCGCTTCCAGGGTTTAGGCAGAGGGTTCTGCCGATTCTCGCGAAGCCCCTCGACTCGTGGATGTGTCCATGCAAACCTAGAAGGGGTTGTTGGTTGGCGAGCGATTCCCTGACGGCTTGGCTTCCCACAGGCTTTGTCTTAACTCCCTTTCCAGGCTCGAGTTTAGGCCTCAGCTGCTCGTCCAGCTCTGGGGCTTCGTCGAGGCCTGTCCCATAAGGTGGGACGTGGATGTTGTATATGCTTAACTTTGGGTTCTGTACTTCCACCGCTAAGCGGTTGAGTTTATCCCTTAACGTTTCCTCGGTTACGTCCCTTGGACACATCCACGGCGTGATATTCGAGTATCCTAGGCTTAGCATTTCATGTCGGCCTTTGACCATGACGATTTTCTCGTTTGGATTGACGATTCTCTCAGCTTTCTCCAATACTTTGTCTATGGCGGGGATGTCGTCGTTGCCCGGGGAGATGTAGCATTCTATGTCCGTGCTGGAAAGTCTTTCATCAGCCATTTCAACCCATCTCCGCAGGTTGGCGGTGATTATGGATTCGAAGAGGGCTAGGCGTTTTTCCCCGTTTTCCTGAAAGATTTTATACTCTTCTTCGTCGGTCACCATCGGGTATGATCCTATCGAACGTATCTTCTCCTCAAGCTCCCTTAAAGCCTTCTCGCCTTGTGCGTGGACGGTTTCGCCCAGTAAACGGCATCGATACCCGTTATTTGACTCGAATATGGGAGTTACCGTTTTCCCTGTGATGTCTCCGCCCATGATGATGACGTCAGCCTTGTAAAGTTTACCCGCGTTGAGGAATTTCTTAAAGCATGTTTCCGAGCCGTGGACGTCGGTGGCGTAGTAAAGCCTAACCCCCTTCACGCCTCTTCCACACCCTTTTTTACTCCGGCGGGATCTCCTTGAAAGTTAACTCTAACGGTATCCCAACCCGGCGGTGGTATAAGGAGGACGCCGCGTATATGACGAGGGCTAAGGCGAACAGCGCGAAGGTAAAGACGAGGATGATGGGGTCTATAGTGCCAACGAGGGCTGGCGACATGCTGCCGTAGGCCAGCCAAGCAGAAACGATGATCGTCAAAACCCCTAGGATTCCAAGCACTGGCACGGGACCGATCTTCGCCCTGACGATGGAAGGCGATTTATCCCATATGTCCTTTCTCCGGAGTGGGAACACTATGCCTGATATGGCGGCGATGCTCTGGGCGATCATCCACCCGAACACGGCGTAGGCGAAGTAGTTGAGCAGTGGTGTCCAAAGCCACGCTGCTTGGAGGATGATGGCTATGACGGTGACGAAGATCAACGCCATATACGGGGAGTTGTATCGCGAGTCAACCTTTGAGAGGGCGGTTGGCACAACCCTGTCAAAGGACCAGGCGAAGACAAGACGCACCGTTATCGCCACGTAGGTGAGGATGGCTCCCAGGATCATGGCGGACCAGCAGATCATCACGAAGTTGTACATGGCTTTGCTGCCGGCGGCGTATTGGAACAGCAGCATGAAGAATGGGCCGTCGGAGAAGGGCAGTTTATAGGCGGGATCTCCTACCGCCCATAGGTAGGAGAGGGCTCCGATGAGCGTTCCACCCATTCCATGATATGTGGCTTGGTAGGCGAGCCATGTGATGAACCCGAACACGACGATGGATCCTATGATGGCGATGAGCTGGGATTTCTGAACCTCCTTGATTTCACCGGACGCGTAGACTGAGGAGTTGAACCCTATGAAGTTTATGTAGGTGAAGACTAAGCCGAGCATGGTGGCGGGGAGCAGAAACTTGCCTGGGAAACCTGCGGATTCAGCCGCTCGGATTGCCTCCTGTGGGTCCAGCCCTGTCTGAGCCTTGAGGGCGGTGGTGAAGGTTTCTGGGCCGACGCGGAGCAAAGTTATGGTGTACGCGATTAACCCGATGAAGACTAGGCTGAACAGGATCCACAGTGTGGTGGTGGTCGCCTTTGAACCCCTGGAAACGATGGCGGCGAAGATTAGGTATATGATGACGGCCGCGAGGAAGGTGAATTCCGTTGAGGCGACGGTTGAGGCGGCTGCGCTGTACCCGTTGAACTCCAGCATAGGGGCTAACGCGTACTGGGTGAGCCATGGAACATATGCTCCTGCGACGCTGAGCAAGACCATGAAGATGAAGAAGTTGATCATGAAGCCGATGGATGGGTGGAGCACCCGGCTGACCCAGACGTAGTCGCCTCCCGACCTAGGCATGGCAGCGGAGTAAACCGCGTAGAATAACCCTACGATGACGCTGATCGGAATGGCGAGCAAGGCCGTTGTTGGGAGGTGAACCCCAGGGTAGATGGCTGAAGCCCAAATCCCATATACGAAAACGGCTGTAGGCGC
It encodes:
- a CDS encoding metallophosphoesterase, which codes for MKGVRLYYATDVHGSETCFKKFLNAGKLYKADVIIMGGDITGKTVTPIFESNNGYRCRLLGETVHAQGEKALRELEEKIRSIGSYPMVTDEEEYKIFQENGEKRLALFESIITANLRRWVEMADERLSSTDIECYISPGNDDIPAIDKVLEKAERIVNPNEKIVMVKGRHEMLSLGYSNITPWMCPRDVTEETLRDKLNRLAVEVQNPKLSIYNIHVPPYGTGLDEAPELDEQLRPKLEPGKGVKTKPVGSQAVRESLANQQPLLGLHGHIHESRGFARIGRTLCLNPGSEYQEGVLKGALIQVSEDRIRDFLFTTG
- a CDS encoding APC family permease; translation: MANKILVRKSSGLVRNISAWDALILNVMFMAPTAVFVYGIWASAIYPGVHLPTTALLAIPISVIVGLFYAVYSAAMPRSGGDYVWVSRVLHPSIGFMINFFIFMVLLSVAGAYVPWLTQYALAPMLEFNGYSAAASTVASTEFTFLAAVIIYLIFAAIVSRGSKATTTTLWILFSLVFIGLIAYTITLLRVGPETFTTALKAQTGLDPQEAIRAAESAGFPGKFLLPATMLGLVFTYINFIGFNSSVYASGEIKEVQKSQLIAIIGSIVVFGFITWLAYQATYHGMGGTLIGALSYLWAVGDPAYKLPFSDGPFFMLLFQYAAGSKAMYNFVMICWSAMILGAILTYVAITVRLVFAWSFDRVVPTALSKVDSRYNSPYMALIFVTVIAIILQAAWLWTPLLNYFAYAVFGWMIAQSIAAISGIVFPLRRKDIWDKSPSIVRAKIGPVPVLGILGVLTIIVSAWLAYGSMSPALVGTIDPIILVFTFALFALALVIYAASSLYHRRVGIPLELTFKEIPPE